One stretch of Pongo abelii isolate AG06213 chromosome Y, NHGRI_mPonAbe1-v2.0_pri, whole genome shotgun sequence DNA includes these proteins:
- the LOC129053301 gene encoding LOW QUALITY PROTEIN: adenylate kinase isoenzyme 6-like (The sequence of the model RefSeq protein was modified relative to this genomic sequence to represent the inferred CDS: substituted 2 bases at 2 genomic stop codons): MEIPGAAAPPTHTRSRFFGLYDPLGSLNNLESIRGCGRIAELRTGRGQDCTRWDAGTPAAGPATILRPQGTDRQAARETPMHHRDCELLTETVRKSPGAPNVEKIPKFPYKREKKFLPNAGSHALPSSPTATIVQRTCEQGTQSHRGKPSLLLSILLTSTPRVGRTILGKELASISGLKYIDVGDLSXXEQLYDGYDEEYDCHILDENRVVDELDNQMREGGVIVDYHCFDFFPKCWFHVVFVLRTDTNVLYERLETRGYNEKTLTDNIQCEIIQVLYEEATTSHKEEIVHQLPSNIPEEPENNVDQIGWVQ; encoded by the exons ATGGAGATCCCTGGGGCCGCAGCTCCTCCCACGCACACTCGGAGTCGGTTTTTCGGCCTTTATGACCCACTGGGATCCCTGAACAATCTGGAGAGTATTCGGGGCTGTGGACGCATAGCAGAACTCCGCACAGGGAGAGGACAGGACTGCACGAGGTGGGATGCggggacccccgctgctggcccaGCCACCATCTTGCGGCCACAGGGGACTGACCGCCAAGCTGCACGGGAGACTC CTATGCATCACAGAGACTGTGAGCTATTAACAGAGACTGTGAGGAAGTCTCCTGGAGCTCCCAACGTGGAGAAGATTCCCAAGTTCCCgtacaagagagagaaaaagttcCTGCCAAACGCCGGAAGCCacgccctcccttcctctccaactGC AACAATAGTGCAAAGGACATGTGAACAAGGCACTCAGAGCCATCGCGGCAAGCCATCATTGCTTCTCAGCATCCTGCTCACCAGTACCCCACGGGTTGGAAGAACCATACTAGGCAAAGAACTTGCATCAATATCAGGACTGAAATACATTGATGTGGGTGATTTATCTTGATAGGAGCAATTGTATGATGGCTATGATGAAGAGTATGATTGTCACATTTTAGATGAAAACAGAGTAGTTGATGAGTTAGATAACCAAATGAGAGAAGGTGGAGTTATTGTTGATTACCACTGTTTTGATTTCTTCCCTAAATGCTGGTTTCATGTAGTTTTTGTGCTGAGGACAGATACCAATGTATTGTATGAAAGACTTGAAACAAGGGGTTATAATGAGAAGACTCTAACAGACAATATTCAGTGTGAGATTATTCAAGTCCTTTATGAAGAAGCCACAACATCCCACAAGGAAGAAATCGTGCATCAGTTGCCCAGCAATATACCAGAAGAGCCAGAAAATAATGTAGATcagattggctgggtgcagtag